The Arabidopsis thaliana chromosome 5, partial sequence genomic interval ggcctcttttttttttttgccatttttcttcactttaattaatatatcctaattatatttttttcttcttaatatcTCCTAATTCTATTATTTAAACCGGattataaaacttaaaaaacataaaatcgACCGcttttataaaattgtattGCTgtcgaaaaaaaagaaaaatatttaaatttaaacccACTTGCTCACTTGCCAAAGCCATgattaaattgtaaaattgaatttttgactaaaaataataaaatgactaactataacaaaatcaaagagctACGCCGTCTGTGGGGATCGAACCCACGGCCACGTGGTTAAAAGCCACGCGCTCTACCACTGAGCTAAGACGGCTATTTGTTTATCACTTTCGTTAAACTATATTTAACAAGGTTTATTGTATTAAATTAGAACAATAGACTGGGCCAAAATTGAGTAAAGAATGTTTAAGCAAGAAGGCCCAACAAaagcaaaggaagaaaaaggaaatttgtaACCAATAAAAACAGTCCGAACTGGAATTGTACTTGTGTCCAAACAGAGAGTTTaaagattttgtcttttttagtCAAACAGataaatttagggtttcttctcaatctcttaTAAATAGCTCATCTTCCGCCGTTCTTTGTACATTCattcgatttcttcttctcgtttCTCAATTTCGCTTCTTTTGCAATATTCCGTTTTACgaattttctttgtttgaaattgGTCTGAAGAATGTGATGAAAGTTGTCGATTATGTGTGATGATTCTTTAGATTCAATTGATCGATAAAAACTTCAATTCGCTACGTTCTTTCTGATTCTTCATCCCTTTAAAGAAAACAGTTttcataagttttgtttttagtaatTTCAGATTCAGTTTTTCAAGTAATCAAATTGGTGAAAGATAACATCTTGGAGAaatatgatgataataatcAGTAAATATCTTAGGACACCTTCTGACACAGTTTACTGTGTATGAGAATGACTTGTTAATCTGATTCTccatatgtttcttctttcaaatctTTATCAAACTGTTTTACTATCTTCAAGAGCCTTTTATCAGAATCTGATTGAAAGTTAGGAACTTGTAAAAATATGTAATCAGAAACAGCATACTGATAATAGGAATCTATGAAACATATATGGATATGTTATGTTATGTACACATCTCTGTAATATATGAAGAAGTGTACATACATGTAATATACACAAAGAACCAAACTCTATGATGAGTCTGTATAAATGTTATACACATCACTCTATAACCACAGAGCTTAGCTTTTTATAAGCCAACAACAATCTTttaatctctatatattacaaacaaatttttcaaaatctacgAACCAAATAAGACTCTTCTTGATACAACAAGACTTGAatggttctctgtttttgtccTCTGATAAAAGACTCCCAGCAAAATCATTCAGATACGTGATTTAGTTTCTGCAGTGTTTTGCTTTCTGTCTGGTGAAATCTTGGAGCTGCCGGTCGTGTTCTTCCAGCATCTGATCCACTTTTCTTGGCTGAGCCAGTAATGGACCGGACATGTACATCTTGTTATCCCCTGAATCATACTATATCtccaaagagagagagagagataaagacaATGTAACTGAGaaatgaggaaaaaaatagTCTCTTGAGATGACTTACCCAAGATGGGTCATTTGggattttggtttgtcttttACTATTATCCATAGTGTCAGCTCTGTTGAATGTTCTCAATTCCTTCCTTTGCTGATCCATCATTTGTTGATCTGACCCAACATAACCGCCTCCTTGTCCTGCTGAGTTAGCCCTATATGAAGGTATTCTAGGGGCTGCATTGTCCTTCACGTATGTTAACCGACTAAGATTCCGGTTTTTCATCATCGGACCTGAGTGAGAGACTCTTCCGCTTGTTGGATTGTTGCAGGTCATGTCCTGCATTTGTCTTTGTGAATTACCCGGAACACAGCTTCTTAGATAAGGATTCTGTATTGGccaacaagtttttttttaagttaggATTCTGATGGATCAGAGGGAACACCGAACCATAGCAGATCGAGCCTTTGTGTTACCTCCACAGCTGTTGAAAGTGATGGATTATTAGCTTTTACCGGCGGGATCAGTTTTCTTTCGTGTGATCGTCTTGTCTGAGAGTCTTGTCTCTCATGCTTCTCCTGGGTGGGTCGTTGCCTTTTCGCATCATCGCGGATTTTGGCATCAATCTCTTTGCTGGGAGGATATTTTGGTAGAGAAGATGGATCACAAGCAAACGGCTCTGTTCTGAAATACTGCTCCAAAACAACTGTGTGTTACTAATCATAATGCTTGAATGAATcacaatatcaaatataaGCTAAACCTGTACCTCACTCTCAAGAGCTCTAGCTGCAGAGCCTCTCCGATCGGGATCTATGGAGAGTAAAGCCTCCAAAAGGGAAAGAACATTCGTTGGCAAGTCTTTAAACATCTCTGCTACACGTCTTCCATATGGAAGAGCGGGTCTAAATGCAGCTGAAGGTGGTAGCTTTAGTTTCCTCCAGTAATCTTCTGTCGGTGAACCACATAGCTTGAAGATTTTATGCAGTTGCTCTACCTAGAAAAAGGTTAAACTTCAAGTCAGTTTTTGAGATTATGGGAAGCTGAGTTCTAGATGGATTTAAAAATTGGTACCTCGGTTTTCCCGGCCAGGATTGGTTTCCCGGAATATAGTTCACCTAAGATACAGCCTGTGCTCCACAAATCAACCCCAACACCATAATGACAAGCTCCAAGTAGAAGCTCTGGGGGTCGATACCAAAGAGTCACAACACGGCTAGTTAATGGAACGCAGTTCTGTGGATCGAAAAACGTTGCTAACCCAAAATCTGCAATCTTCAAGACTCCATTACTATCAATCAGTAGATTAGAGCCCTTTATATCACGATGCAGAACACCACGACTGTGACAATGATGAAGCCCGCTTAGAAGTTGTTGCATATAACATTTAACCTAAGCAGCAGAAGAACAAGTTGATTGATGTCTAGGCAAGTTGATATACTAAGACATAGTGTACGTAAAGCATAAGTAAAGGGATAACCTGAGGCTCTGAAAACTTGATACCAGGTATGGAAGCAAGTCCGACGAGATCATGATCCATATACTCAAAAACCAAGTAcagagaagatgaaacagagGCAGTGATCAACCCTTCTAACTTAAGTACATTAGGATGATCAAGCCTTCTCATTACAATAATCTCTCTCGCCATAAACTTAACACTCTCTAAATCGCTAAGATCAAACCGGACTCTTTTGAGTGCAACAATCTTGTTATTAGTAAGATCACGAGCCTTGTATACACTGCTATATGTACCTTGGCCAATCTGTATCCACACAAGAAGCAAACATTTGTCAAAAGGAGTTCATCATTGAATCAAGTCAGATCAAAAAGGCGATAAACACAACAGCATACTTACTTTCTCCAATTTCTCAAAGGTACTAGCACGTCGTGGAGTCCAATTCACAAGTGCCTCACCAGCCACTGAGACTAGCCAAGCAGGCCATCCAGCAGCCAATTCAGCCTCCTTTGAAACGGTTTCAGGACTTGGAGGAATCACAACACTAGGCTCTCTCTTCAACTCCTCAGGtggatgatgatcatcatcttcatcttcatcagtaTCACCAATCTCAGCAATCTCCTGATGTTTCTCAGAAAACCTACTTGAACTAAACTTTTCAGATTCAATCAACCTAACTTTATTCGACCTATCTTGTTCCTCTTTAGTTTGGCTAGAATCATCAATCCTCGACGAATTGATCCTTGAAGAACGCTTCTCTAATGTTTCTTTCCATGGTGGATTCCTCTTTGGAGACTTCTTCTTAGAGATTATGCAACCCATAACAACTTCTTTTCGATAGAGaagaatcaacaacaacaacagctcAAAATCCTAATCCCTAATTCATCCATAACAAAGACAACAACTTTAATGGCTCAGCGAGACCCAACACCATCCCTGAATACacacaaagcaaaaaacaaaactttgatgtCAAATTCAAACtcaatcaagaaagaaaactgaacccatcaacaacaacagctgAAGAATCCAATTCATACACTGTAGAACCCTAATACCTCCATAGCAAAAAGGCAACAACTTTCAGAGAAAACAACGATCTTGATGAAGAATTTGAATCTGATGATCAa includes:
- a CDS encoding Protein kinase superfamily protein, coding for MGCIISKKKSPKRNPPWKETLEKRSSRINSSRIDDSSQTKEEQDRSNKVRLIESEKFSSSRFSEKHQEIAEIGDTDEDEDDDHHPPEELKREPSVVIPPSPETVSKEAELAAGWPAWLVSVAGEALVNWTPRRASTFEKLEKIGQGTYSSVYKARDLTNNKIVALKRVRFDLSDLESVKFMAREIIVMRRLDHPNVLKLEGLITASVSSSLYLVFEYMDHDLVGLASIPGIKFSEPQVKCYMQQLLSGLHHCHSRGVLHRDIKGSNLLIDSNGVLKIADFGLATFFDPQNCVPLTSRVVTLWYRPPELLLGACHYGVGVDLWSTGCILGELYSGKPILAGKTEVEQLHKIFKLCGSPTEDYWRKLKLPPSAAFRPALPYGRRVAEMFKDLPTNVLSLLEALLSIDPDRRGSAARALESEYFRTEPFACDPSSLPKYPPSKEIDAKIRDDAKRQRPTQEKHERQDSQTRRSHERKLIPPVKANNPSLSTAVENPYLRSCVPGNSQRQMQDMTCNNPTSGRVSHSGPMMKNRNLSRLTYVKDNAAPRIPSYRANSAGQGGGYVGSDQQMMDQQRKELRTFNRADTMDNSKRQTKIPNDPSWVSHLKRLFFSSFLSYIVFISLSLFGDIV
- a CDS encoding Protein kinase superfamily protein, whose amino-acid sequence is MGCIISKKKSPKRNPPWKETLEKRSSRINSSRIDDSSQTKEEQDRSNKVRLIESEKFSSSRFSEKHQEIAEIGDTDEDEDDDHHPPEELKREPSVVIPPSPETVSKEAELAAGWPAWLVSVAGEALVNWTPRRASTFEKLEKIGQGTYSSVYKARDLTNNKIVALKRVRFDLSDLESVKFMAREIIVMRRLDHPNVLKLEGLITASVSSSLYLVFEYMDHDLVGLASIPGIKFSEPQVKCYMQQLLSGLHHCHSRGVLHRDIKGSNLLIDSNGVLKIADFGLATFFDPQNCVPLTSRVVTLWYRPPELLLGACHYGVGVDLWSTGCILGELYSGKPILAGKTEVEQLHKIFKLCGSPTEDYWRKLKLPPSAAFRPALPYGRRVAEMFKDLPTNVLSLLEALLSIDPDRRGSAARALESEYFRTEPFACDPSSLPKYPPSKEIDAKIRDDAKRQRPTQEKHERQDSQTRRSHERKLIPPVKANNPSLSTAVEVTQRLDLLWFGVPSDPSES
- a CDS encoding Protein kinase superfamily protein (Protein kinase superfamily protein; FUNCTIONS IN: protein serine/threonine kinase activity, protein kinase activity, kinase activity, ATP binding; INVOLVED IN: protein amino acid phosphorylation; LOCATED IN: plasma membrane; EXPRESSED IN: 22 plant structures; EXPRESSED DURING: 13 growth stages; CONTAINS InterPro DOMAIN/s: Protein kinase, ATP binding site (InterPro:IPR017441), Protein kinase, catalytic domain (InterPro:IPR000719), Serine/threonine-protein kinase domain (InterPro:IPR002290), Serine/threonine-protein kinase-like domain (InterPro:IPR017442), Protein kinase-like domain (InterPro:IPR011009), Serine/threonine-protein kinase, active site (InterPro:IPR008271); BEST Arabidopsis thaliana protein match is: Protein kinase superfamily protein (TAIR:AT1G03740.1); Has 122706 Blast hits to 121395 proteins in 4473 species: Archae - 82; Bacteria - 13422; Metazoa - 46349; Fungi - 12470; Plants - 30311; Viruses - 462; Other Eukaryotes - 19610 (source: NCBI BLink).) — translated: MGCIISKKKSPKRNPPWKETLEKRSSRINSSRIDDSSQTKEEQDRSNKVRLIESEKFSSSRFSEKHQEIAEIGDTDEDEDDDHHPPEELKREPSVVIPPSPETVSKEAELAAGWPAWLVSVAGEALVNWTPRRASTFEKLEKIGQGTYSSVYKARDLTNNKIVALKRVRFDLSDLESVKFMAREIIVMRRLDHPNVLKLEGLITASVSSSLYLVFEYMDHDLVGLASIPGIKFSEPQVKCYMQQLLSGLHHCHSRGVLHRDIKGSNLLIDSNGVLKIADFGLATFFDPQNCVPLTSRVVTLWYRPPELLLGACHYGVGVDLWSTGCILGELYSGKPILAGKTEVEQLHKIFKLCGSPTEDYWRKLKLPPSAAFRPALPYGRRVAEMFKDLPTNVLSLLEALLSIDPDRRGSAARALESEYFRTEPFACDPSSLPKYPPSKEIDAKIRDDAKRQRPTQEKHERQDSQTRRSHERKLIPPVKANNPSLSTAVENPYLRSCVPGNSQRQMQDMTCNNPTSGRVSHSGPMMKNRNLSRLTYVKDNAAPRIPSYRANSAGQGGGYVGSDQQMMDQQRKELRTFNRADTMDNSKRQTKIPNDPSWYDSGDNKMYMSGPLLAQPRKVDQMLEEHDRQLQDFTRQKAKHCRN